Proteins co-encoded in one Glandiceps talaboti chromosome 22, keGlaTala1.1, whole genome shotgun sequence genomic window:
- the LOC144452093 gene encoding protein FAM151B-like, whose amino-acid sequence MLLHAQAETINNEQRDLFKVGTLSTEEGKMDSICNISEITDGLNVTWAHAVNSEDRLVKALQTNCTMLEADILLNTSGVPIMAHPPDNDSDITLHKWVDMVLQSRHGIKLDVKELAALELTLLILISRADDLKQRPLWLNADIIQGPNGDEPINASLFIDTCCQHLPTATLSVGWTCNWTKNKQTDGYTWDMIYSMLKYVKNMHQPITFPVCAVFMKTSLDKFLWLLGESKSFSLTLWSHPHHPIHIPSLLQLRSQVDKNRVFYDFPSNQIQQFRNAVEEMEQQGI is encoded by the exons ATGCTATTACATGCACAAGCGGAAACCATCAACAACGAACAACGGGATCTTTTTAAAGTGGGGACTTTATCTACAGAGGAAGGGAAGATGGACAGTATATGCAATATCTCTGAAATAACAGATGGACTAAATGTAACATGGGCTCATGCTGTTAACAGTGAAGATCGACTAGTCAAGGCATTGCAAA CAAACTGTACCATGTTGGAAGCTGATATCTTACTGAACACATCTGGTGTTCCTATAATGGCACATCCACCAGATAATGATAGTGACATCACTTTGCATAAATGGGTTGACATGGTGTTGCAGAGCAGGCATGGTATCAAGCTTGATGTAAAGGAATTAGCAGCATTAGAGCTGACATTACTCATTCTTATCTCTCGAGCTGATGATttgaaacagcgccctctgtggtTGAATGCTGATATTATACAGGGACCAAATGGGGATGAACCAATAAATGCCAGCCTCTTTATTGATACATGCTGTCAACATTTACCAACTGCTACTCTTTCAGTTGGTTGGACTTGTAATtggacaaaaaataaacaaactgatggATACACCTGGGATATGATATATAGTATgttaaaatatgtcaaaaatatgCATCAACCAATCACCTTTCCTGTTTGTGCAGTTTTCATGAAAACTTCTCTTGACAAGTTTCTATGGTTACTGGGAGAGAGTAAGTCATTCTCACTTACACTGTGGAGTCATCCCCATCACCCAATCCACATTCCCTCTCTTCTTCAACTCCGTAGTCAAGTTGACAAGAATAGAGTGTTTTATGACTTTCCCTCAAATCAAATACAGCAATTTAGGAATGCTGTTGAAGAAATGGAACAGCAGGGTATTTAG